A segment of the Chloroflexota bacterium genome:
GCGGCTGTTAGACAGCCACAACCTGAACATTGACGTCGTGGACGGCGGCCGCGTCATCAGCCAGGCCAAAAAGTAACCGAGCACCAACCGCCCGCTCTTTCCGCTCCGCCGCTGACCTGAGCGTGCTTTCCCTAACCCCGGTTGCGTGTGCTCGATATCGCGTGCTATGTTCGGGGTTAGTAGGAGAGTTCACAGAAAGGGCGGCTAGATTATGTATTTCACCGTCCTGAGGCGCCTGAACATAGCGGCCATCTTGGCAGGGGCCATTCTGGCCTTGAGCTTCGCTTTGACCTTCGGACTGGGAGCGGTTTCGGCTGATTCGCGTTGCGACCAACACTACGATCACTCACACGGGATGTGGTGGTGGTATCGGGTGGACGCCTACTCGAGTCATGGGAATGGGGTCGGTCCTTACGGCTACTACACCCACTGGGCCGATCACGAGAACTCGTCTAAGGATTGGTGCGACTCGTAGTTCACGTGGTCCCTAGACCGCCAAGCTCATCAGCGCAGGCGAGCGCCCGGAAGTTCTGTCGGGCGCTCGCCTGTGGTATGGCGTTTGTGATTTTTCTTTTGGCTGGGTGTTCCTCTCAATCTGGTCATGGTCACGACCATACGCACGACAACGTAGACCACCAAGCGAATCTCGCTTACCTCGAAGCAAACTATCCGACCCGAGAGCAGATGCTGCGGGTACGGGCGTGCGTGACCACCAGGACTGGGTACGAGTACCTTGAGCTACCGGCTGACTTTGGCCCGAAGTACCTCTATAAGAAGAAGCCCACGCCGACCGCAGATCGTGAAGAAGCGCCGGCCGAAGTGGATGCCGCATACACTAATTGCATCTTTGACCTTGGCCTTGAAGACCGGTTTTTTCCGCCGTGGGACCACGAAGCGCTGCGTCGAGCAAATAGCAACTGAGCGACAGCCTTGAGATGGAACCGATCAGCATGCAGACACTAACGTCATCACGAACCGCCCTTTTGGGCCGAGGGCTATGTCACAGCTTTGGTGCTCGGCGCGTTCTGCGTGGGGCCGATCTAGATCTCCACCGGGGGGAAATGCTTGCTGTCGTGGGAGTCAGCGGATCGGGAAAGTCGACGCTCCTCTACGCTCTGGCCGGCTTGCGGCGACCGCAGGAAGGCGTAGTCACATGGGGAGAGCACGCCAACATCTGGGGTCTGAAAGAACCGGATATCACGCTGGTCCGCCGGGCGACCTGCGGGTTCGTCTTTCAGTTTCCGGCCTTTCTGGACGACCTGACGGTTGCCGCCAACGTGGCGATTCCGCTAGTCGTATCGGGAACGAAGACGCGTGAGGCGCGTGTGCAGGCGTGTGCCTGGCTCGACCGATTCGGCCTCGGCCCGTTGACCGGAAAGTACCCGTCAACGCTTTCGTCCGGAGAGTTGCAGCGTGCGTCGATCGCCCGAGCCTTGACGATGCACCCTAGAATCGTCTGTTGCGACGAGCCGACCGGCGCGCTGGACGAAAAAAACTCCGGGTCGGTCGTCGCCGAATTGCGACGGATCGCCGAGGAGTTTGATGTTGGCGTATTGATTGTCACCCATGACCCTGCGGTGTCGGCCGCGTCTGATCGCGTGCTTCGCCTAGAGCGGGGACGCCTGATCGGCCAGGGCTAAGCCGCCTACAGTTGATCATTAGCTGCCTCTGGCCCCGCTCCCGCCGGATGCTCCTGGTCTGGATTCCGCTGGTCGTGGTGGGTGTTCTTGCCAGCGCCGGGCTGTCGCTGGCCCTTGGGTTTCGTTCCGGCCTGCATACTCAGCACGACGCTGTCATAACCAGGGATGGTCCGCCTGGATTGCCACCCAGAGTCCAGCCGACCGATGGGCCGCTCCGGACATCCAAGCTGGTCGCCACGGGTTACGGGCCGTTGGCAATGACTGTCTTCGCGGGCGAAACGGGACAGCCGCTGAACCTCCCCGGCATCCCCCGGGTCGAGCCGCCTGGGACCGTGCTGGCCTCACCGGCGGTGCTTGCCCAGTCTCAGGATGACTGGACGGGTGAATTGGGCGCCTGGCTGGGCGACCGGAATGTACAGGAACTTTCCGGCGCGGCGCTGGCTCATCCCCGCGAAATGGTGATCGTGGAGTTCGTCGATGCAGTTCTCCCGGAGCTCGCCTCCAGGTTCCACCCGGTTCGCGCCGGACGCGGCTCAACAGGTGAACCGCCGCTTGACACCAGCTTTGTTGCGCTTGGGCTGCTCGTCCTGGTACTCCCGTCGGTCGCGTTGGCCAGAGCCGGTGCCGCCGTGCATCTCAACGCTAGGGCGCGGCGCTATGGACTGTTGCGGGTTCTAGGCGCGCCGCCACGGCAGTTGGCCATCGCCATTGCCGCCGACATGGGGGTTCCGCTAATTGTCGGCGGGATTGCAGGCTCGGTCGCGCACGCGGTCGCGATGTCGTCGCTGGATTCGTTCACGCTGGCCGGCAGTTCGTACTGGGCAAACGACCTGCGCCTTCCCATTTTGCTGGGCCTTGCGGTCCCGCTGGCCACCGTCGTGGTCGGGCTGGGAAGCGTCGCGCGAATGGTCCAGCGCGCCAGCCGTGATCCAGTCGCGACGCTGCGCAGGGAACGTCCCCGCGTTTCCTACTTGTCCTACCTGTCGGCGGCTGGCGCGTTGGCTGGTCCCACGGCCATCTTCGCATCCGCCAAACTGGACGCGGGCCTGTCACCCTGGTTGATTACCGGCGGGTTGCTGCTAAGCATAATTGGCCTTGAAGGATGGTCCCGGCTGGGGGTGACGTTTGCGGGTCGGGCGCTCGCCAGCCGGACACGGGCGCAGATTGCGGGATCGCGAATGTCACGCTCGGGCTCCGACGCCTTGCTCGGCGTATCCGCCACCGCAGTGGCAGTCCTCCTGGTGGTGTTTATGGTGTCAGCGAACTTTCAGGGCACTCCAAAGCCGGTAGGCAACTTCGATGTATTCGTTAACCTTCCAAACCTTACGTCGCCTGACTCGATCGTCCGCAGCGTGGACGGAATCGACGGCGTTACCCGAACAGTGGCGGCGGGACGGATTCCCGTCGACATCAACGGAAAAGAAACATCGCTATATACGCTGACGTGTGACGATGTACCCGGGTCGGTTGCGCTCGACGCGACTTGCGATGCTGGGAGCGTCTACCTGGCGTCCGAGGCCGATGCAGCCAGCGTAACGGTGACGAATCGTTATCCGGAGACCGATGCGTCGATTCCCGGCATCTACCCGGTGGGAGGGCGCGTCAGGGGTTCCTGGGTTCCTAGTAACGGAGCCGTGTTGATCGTTGACCAGCTGCTGCGACCACTCATACCGGACCACACCGTCCTCCTTGTTTCAACGGACGGCGCTTCGGAATCCTTGCGACACGTCATGCAGGGCCTGCAAGACTTGCCCGACGAGTTGTATGCAACCACACATGCCGCTCTGGTATCCGGTATCAACATAGAAACCTTGATCGCCAATCCTTTCCTGCTGGTCATAGCGTCCACTGCGTCCGGGATGGCGGCGGTGGCGCTGCTCTATGCCGTGGTCTTGCTCTTTCGTCAGCGCCAAGCGGAGTTCCAAATGCTTCGCTGTCTAGGCGCCACTCGGAGGTTGCTGGCTATCGACATTGGCTTGCTCTTCGCGCTGCCGCTGCTGCTTGCCTTTGGCGTATCCATCCTATTGGGCTTGATTCTGTCTGCTACCTACAACATCAGCTTCGACGTCCAATCTCCCCCTGGAAACGCATCGTTTACATCCATACTGGTCACGGTGCTGGCTATTGGAAGCGTTGCGACTGCTCTGGTTGCGGGCAAAGCAAGCCGCACGCCGCCCTTGGCGTCGGATCCAGACGCGGCAGCCGGCTAACGACCATCGGCGTGCCGGCTCTCGCTCGCCGTCCCGCGGCGCATTTCGGTCGAATCTGAGGGCCTATGCCCTCCGAGATGGAGTTCAAGAGAGCGATGGTGCGGATCAGTCTGGCCGTCATCTCCACGGCAATCTCGTAGTACTGCCGCCCCAACTCCGCCGTGGCGGCCCGTGCGTCGTCACTCAACCCGGTGATTCGGGCGCCTGGAAACGACATGTACACTACGTCCGCCACGTTGACGGACCTGCCCATCGTCGACATCCTCAGTTTCGGCCAGCCCGAGCTGCGTGGATCGTCCCGGTCCGCGTGCTCGATCGGCAGCAGCTCGTCCAGCACCAGTTCCGGATGCAGGTGCAGCATCACCGATGTTTCAAAGTTGCCCCCATGACCGGGTGCGTGCACCGGCCGGCTCGCCTCAACCGCCTCCAGTCGCCGCCGCGCGATGTCCCAATAGGCGCCGGCCGCCACGCGAACGTCCGGGTGCTCCAGCACAAAATCTCGCGCCGCCTGCTGGATCAGCTGGATATTGCCGCCGTGCCCGTTCAGGATCAGGATGCGGCGGTAGCCCGAAAGCACCAGGCTCTCCAGCAGTTCCAGCAGAACCAGGCTGAACGTGCTGTTCCGCAGCGTCAGCACCCCCGGAAACGGCCGGTGATGATCGGAACTGCCGAAATGCAGCGGCGGGCTCACCAGCACGTCCAGATCGCCGACCGCCTCCGCCGCCCCGCGCGCCACCGCCATGCAGCACATCGTGTCCAGGCCGATCGGGTTGTGGGGGCCGTGCTGCTCGATCGCTGCCGTCGGCATGATCGCCGCGGCATTGGGCGCGCGCGCCAACTTCATCACGGTTCAATCGTTCCAGCGCCGTGTAGGCCATCGAGAGCCCTCGAAGCGTCCAGTCGGCGAATCGTGCCCCGCCGCGCATTCGCTGGCAAGGCCATCCGGTCGCGGGTCGAAGCAGTGTCCGCAACGCCGCCGAGAGTCACCGGCGTCGCCTGCGGCCTAGCTCCCGGCCGGCGCCCTAACCGCGACTTCCGTTGTCGCTTCCTCATCTGTAAGTAGCGCCTGGCGAGCATCCGCAGCAATCGGAAACGAGCGCCCCCGGGTTTGGCCCGGGGGCGCTCGGCGTTGTCTGCGCTGTAGGGGTTCCTGCGAAGGCGCTGCAACGGCAAAGTTGAGGTCATCAGCGCCACGCGGTTTGCGGTCCTCGCGTGCGCATGGCAAGTCCACGACGCCGGCGATGGCGGCGGGCCTGGCGGACAAGCCGTGGACGCTGGCAGACGTGGTGCACTTGATCGAGGACCGCGAAGACAGCGCCGAGGACGTGGCGAAGCGTCGGAAAGATCGCCGCAAGTCAAAGTAGGACACTACCTGGGGTTGCGCCATGAACAAGGACCTTGGCCGACACTCTAGAATCCCCGTCGCGCTCGTGGACGACCGAGAAACTTGGGAGGCTTACCGGCAACTGAACAGGTCAAAGGTGCGCGACTCGGGCCAGCGCACCCTAGCCGACATCGTGTCCGTGGTGCGCTACGCCATAGGCGGCGCAGACGAGTTCGTCCCTTCGCCGACGGTGTGCGTGAGCGGTTCCAGGGCTGGATGGCCCTGCAGGAGACTGCCGGATGCGCGTTGACAGAGGAACAGGTGCGGTGGCTGGAGGCCATGCGGGACCACATCACGGGCAGCGTTAGCATGGAGATGGGCGACTTCTATACGCCCCGTTCAACCAGCAGGGCGGCCTGGGCAAGGCGTATGAGCTGTTCGGAGATGAACTGGGCACACTGCTCGAGGAGCTGAACGGGGCTCTGGTGGGGTAGCGCTGGGCCACACAGGAAAGGAAGAGGATATGACGACCATACCGGAGATTCAGCAAGCCATTATGAGCCTGTCCGAGGCCGACTACACGAAGTTGTGTCGCTGGGTATTGGACCAAGACTGGGAGCGATGGGAGCGGGAGTTCGACGAGGACGTGAAGTCCGGCAAGCTGGACGTCTTGGCGGCCGAGGCGTTGGAGGCCAAGGCCAGAGGCGAACTCAAGGACCTGCAGGACCATTAGGTGCACAGGACGGCTCCACATTTCTGGCGGCGCTTCCAAGAGTTGCCTGCACCGGTGCAACAGACGGCAAGACGAAACTTTGAGCTCCTGCAAGCCAATCCCAGACATCCTTCGTTGCGGTTCAGGAATGTTGGGCGCTATTGGTCTGCCCGGGTGGGCGCTGCGTACCGAGCGGTGGCTATTCAGGACCGCGGAGACTTCGTTTGGTTTTGGATCGGTCGACACGACGAGTACCTGAGGGTCCTTGGCCGGTAGGGGCAATCATGAGCGTACCTTCAACCAGAGAATCGGATTGACAGATATGGAATTAGGTCAAATCCTAATCATAGTATTCACCGGAGTTGTCGCTGGGGCCACAGTCTTCTACGCGATCCTGACTTGGCGGCTCGTCTCAGAAACACGAAAGCTGCGGGAAGTTCAAACTGAACCAAGAATAAGCATACGAGTAGAAACAGATCACACCGGTCATCCTGGGTATGAGCTTGTAATAGAGAACAATGGTCATGGCGCGGCAAAGAACGTGCAAATTGAATTTGATGGGGACCCGAGCTATTTCCGCAGCGGTTGGATGCACGGTCACCCACCGGTGATTGACGAGCTACCCATTATCAAGAACGGCCTAGATTATCTGGAGCCTAACCAAGCGTACAGGTTTCCCCTAGGAACGGTGTCCTCTGACGAATATGAGCGTGCCACTGAAACACCCTGGACTTTCCGAACACAGTACGAGAGTTTATATGGCAAGCGTAGAACTGATACCTACATTGTGGATTTCTCTCAATTTAGGGGGACATTCTTCGAATCCAACCACTTGAAAGAAATAGCCGACCATTTGAGCGCCGTGAGGCAAGACTTCCACAGATTGACGGAAGGATACGCAAGAGTTCAGACCGTCACGCAAAGCAGAGATGAATATGAGCAGCGGCGCAAGGAATGGCAGAAGGCCCAAGAGGTTCAAGGCAAAAATGCCAGTGAAATGCCCATCTCCGACAATGACGAAGAGTGATTGAGATGGTCATCGGAAGCCTGCCGGATGGCTGGGAATCTGCCGCGTTGGAAGACTCTTGCTTGGTCATTCAAGGTCAGTAACAGCGATATTCAGAAGAAGCAGTATGGCAACGGGTCCAAGGACAGCCCGCAGGTGTCGAAGGGTTCCACGTGGTGCTGCTAGGCGGCTGATCAGTTGTCCGAGGAGCTGGCGCGACCGGGCCGCTGGGGTTGGCCGCCCAGCGGCCCGGGGTGCGCCCACGAAAGTGAAAGAGGCATGAGACCAGGAGATCGCAGGTTGCGCGTTCTCGTCCCGCTGACCGCCGTCGTGATCGCCGGAGCCCTATCTGTGACAGCGGCTATCGCCGTGCTCGACTACCGCCGAGCCGCCGAATGGAACACCTTCATCTCGAACGCCATGCGTGCGGACGTGTCCGGACGTATGGTGACCTCGGAGATTGTTCGGGACGTACCAGTCCATGGATCGGAGCCGACGTCGGACGCCCCACAGGAGTTCCTCTATGTCAACGGCGTCGGCTCAGAGCCGACGATCCCCATCAGCCTGGTGTCCGAGGGGTTGTGGCTTGTAAGGATTCGCTTCGCGGACGACGAGCCGCCGGACGTTGACACCATCCCGAACGTGATCCTCACCAGCGTCGGCGGTTCCGGCGGCGTCAGGTGGTCGAGAGACTGGTGGAATCGCATCTACGTTACGGGAGACAGGGATTGGGCGCAGGTCCTGGGCGAGCGGATGGCCGTATTCACACCCGGTGAGGTCGTGGTCCATATCTCGGACCTTCCGGACGACGTCGCTTGGTGGGTGGAGTTTGAACGGCTTGGCGAGCTCAAGCAACCGTAGGCACGTCCGGTCCTCGTCCATCGCACCACTCGAAGGTCCCGCTGTTCGCCCGCGGGAGACGATGCACCGTTGCCTCCGCACGCCCATCGCTGGCGTGAGGGCCAATCCATTGGTCCTACCAGCCAGTGGGATTCACGTGAATCCGGTAGCTATCGATTCAGAACCCGCAATCCCCACGTTGCAGCCGGGCGCGGTTGGCCCTTCAGCTGTCGTAGACCCAAAGGCTGGCGCCACCCGCCTCCCTGGTGCCGGTCATTGGACTTCGGGGTGCGTGCGAGCAGGCTCGGCCACTGGAGGACCTCGACACCGAGCGGCGGTCGATGCCTGCGCCACACCCGGCTCGCTCATTCGTGCCAGGCGCGCGTGAAGCACCGGCGCGTCGTGGGGTGAAGGGTGTCGCTGACCGGCGGCGCTCCGAAATCAAGGTGCGAGATCGGCGGGCCTTGCACAGCCGTCGACTCCAGGCCGCGATGTGGTGCTCGGGTGTGTCCTTCGGCTCGAAGTCGTGTCCCACTCAATATGACGGCTTCGCAGGTCCTTGGGCCTCGTTGATGATTCGGGGCATGTATACAGGCCCTCCCTCCGGGGTATGCGCGTTCCAGCGGGCTACGTGATGTCCTGGGGGCGTACAGAGATTGGAGGGGAGTTGCAGAAGTGCACGTGAGTCGTGGGCCAGGTGGTATCAGGTGGCAACCGAAAGGCGTGCCAGCAGTTTGCTGCAGTGGAGTAAGCATGTGGGCATAAGGCCCGGTTGCAAGACGGAGGACACGTCATTCTCTATAGGAGGGGCATGTTTGCATAAGGTGTGCGCAGAGGTTTCGAGCAACGACCTCGGCGAAAACGACACGTTTGCCTGGGGAGCAAAGGCCGACGGGACGTGGCAGGCACTGGTTACGGCAGGGGTGGCGCATGATGGACGGGTGCCACCGCAGCTCACGGTGCTGTGCCACGCCCTGGTGTCAGAGCGGGAACCGCCGGGAATCGCGAGGGTATTGAGCATCAATCCTAGGACGCGAGCCTTGGGCAGGCGCCGCGACGGCTGCCGCCCGGCGGCGGGATCGCAACGAGGCCTTGGAGCAGCGCCTAGCGGAACCTCTGGTTGGCGTTGACGGACGCCCCTCGGCGGCTATCGTTGGGCTGCATGCAAGGAGCTGTGGGTTCGGAGCTTTCGGGAGGCAGCCAACGATGGCTCAAAGCAACCGCCCGCCGCCGACCGACGCGTGGAGGTGCGGGGACAGCGCGGAGACGACCGTCGGTTGCTGCTGACTGTCGGGCCGCGACAAGGGTGCCGAGGCTACGGTGATCTCGGTGGAATGTGGCGGCGTGCCTCGCCCCCTGGCGTCGCATGGCTACGGACTGGTTGGCAGAGCTGCACGGCGCGAGGCGGAGCGATGGCGGACTGCAGGCAAAGGAGGCATAGCCCAATGACGACGGCACGACGAAGACGCAGAAGCGCCCAGCCCGAGTCGAGTGACGCCGGCGGCGCGATGGACCACCGGTCCGAGTTGTGGCGCATGGCCGACGCCCTGCGCGGCAGCATGGACGCCGCCGAGTACAAGCACGTCGTCCTCGGCCTCATCTTTCTCAAGTACATCTCCGACGCCTTCGAGGAGCGCCACGCCGTGGTGCTCGCCGAGTGGGGTGAGGAAGCCGCCGAGGACGAGGACGAGTACATCGCCGAGAACATCTTCTGGGTGCCGCCTGAGGCGCGCTGGTCCGTCCTGCAAGCCCAGGCGCACCAGCCCAGCATCGGCACGGTCGTCGACGACGCGATGGTCGCCATCGAACAGGACAACCCAGCCCTCAAGGACGTGCTGCCCAAGGACTACGCCCGCCCCGCGCTCGACAAGACCCGCCTCGGCCAGGTGATCGACATGGTCAGCAACGTCAAGGTCGGCGGTGCCCAGGCCCGCGCCACCGACGTGCTCGGCAGTGTCTACGAATACTTCCTGGAGCAGTTCGCGCTGGCCGAGGGCCGCAAGGGCGGCGAGTTCTACACCCCGCGTTCCGTCGTCAGGCTGCTCGTCGAAATGCTCCAGCCCTACGAAGGCCGCGTCTACGACCCCTGCTGCGGCTCCTCGGGAATGTTCGTGCAGTCGGTAGAGTTTATCGACGCCCACGCCAGCGGCAACGGCAACGGCGGACGGGCATCGTCGAGAATCTCGATCTACGGCCAGGAGTCCAACTACACCACCTGGCGCATGGCCCGCATGAACTTGGCCATCCGGGGCATCGAAGGCCAGATCGCCCACGGCGACAGCTTCCACAACGACCGCCACCCCGACCTGCGGGCCGACTACATCCTCGCCAATCCTCCCTTCAACGTGTCGGACTGGGGCGGGGAGCGGATGCGGGACGACCCGCGGTGGACGTACGGCATACCGCCACTGCGCAACGCCAACTTCGCCTGGGTGCAACACTTCCTGCACCACTTGGCGCCCCGAGGCATCGCAGGCTTCGTCCTAGCCAACGGCTCCATGTCGTCCAATCAGTCGGGCGAAGGGCAGATCCGCCAGAACGTGATCGAGGCTCGCCTGGTGGACTGTATCGTCGCTCTGCCGGGCCAGCTATTCCGCTCCACCCAGATTCCTGCCTGTCTCTGGTTCCTTCGCCAGGGCCGCGGCGGGGCGCACGGACCTGGCAGGGATGAGACGCTGTTCATCGACGCCCGCAATCTGGGCCACATGGTGGATCGCACGCGCCGCGACCTATCGGAAGAAGATATCGCCCGCGTTGCCGACACCTACCACGCTTGGCGCGGCAGCGGGGGAGAGGGCGAGTACGCCGATGTCCCCGGCTTCTGCAAGAGTGCGGCGCTGGATGAGATTCGCCGGCACGGTCATGTCCTGACACCCGGCCGCTACGTCGGTGCCGAGCCGCAACCGGACGACGGCGAGCCCTTTGAGGATACGATGGCCCGGCTCACCAAGCAGTGGCGCGAACAGCAGGCGGAGGCCGCGAGACTCGACTCGGCCATTGAGGAGAACTTGGCACGGCTGGGGTTTGGTGCGAGCCAGGAGGGCAACGGCTTATGAGACCTACAGTCGTCTTCGACTCGTCACCTCCTAACTGCATCGCCAATGTGCACGGCCTTCCTGACTGTGCGGCCACGGTGAATTTCGCAACCCAGAGGCAACTTCAGCCGCTGGAGGGAAATACATGACGGTCGGTGAACTCATACGCCTGCGGGCGATCTACCCGTCTGGCATACCGGTGGTGGCGGACGGCTACGGTGTGTCGCCAGGGCAGATATCCTCAGTGAAGATGGCCTTGAACTCGGCTAAACACCGATGGGATGAGCGACACAGCGAACCGAACAGCCCGACGAGAAACGGCTAGGCAGCACTGACGTGGTCGAAGCGCTGGTCTTGCGGCGTGTGTCGAATTTGGACGGATTGGAGTCAGTCGTGAGCGGGCATGCATAGTCGTGGAAGAGGAGCCGTGCCAACCACGGCTGTCAGATGGCGGGAGCATCGCGCCGAGGCCCATCGGTTGGACGCAGCGATTGGGGATAACCTGACGCAGTCGGGGCTTGGGATATGAGGGATACCTGATGAAGCTGGATTTGACACCGCTGGAAAATGCGGTGACGCAATTGGAAGATTCGCTCGTTCAGTACGAGTCCAACATAGTACGGCAGTATCCGACGATCCAAAACCAAATGAGGGCCGGGGCTATCCAGGCATTTGAATTCACCTACGAACTCAGCGTCAAGATGATACGGCGCTACTTGGAACAGATTTCGGCCAATCCTGAGGAGGTAGATCAGCTGGACTTTCGGAACTTGCTCAGAATGGCGAGGCAACAGGGGTTGTTGCATTCCGAACCAGACGCTTGGATGCGGTATCGCGCTGATCGTGGCGCCACCAGCCATGCCTACAACGAGGCGAGGGCCGAGAGGGTCTTTCAAGGCATCTCGGAGTTTCTGCGGGAGGCCCGTTATTTGCTCAAGGAATTGCAGGAAAAGAATGAACGCCTCGACTAGCCCGGTGGACATCAGGATCGACCATCTTGAAGCCGTGCAATGCATCCTCCGCAAGCATCTGCCGGCGGGTGTCAAGGTCTCGGTGTTCGGCAGCCGCGCCAACTGGACCTCGAAGCACTCTTCAGACCTCGATCTGGCAGTGCAAGG
Coding sequences within it:
- a CDS encoding ABC transporter ATP-binding protein, which produces MQTLTSSRTALLGRGLCHSFGARRVLRGADLDLHRGEMLAVVGVSGSGKSTLLYALAGLRRPQEGVVTWGEHANIWGLKEPDITLVRRATCGFVFQFPAFLDDLTVAANVAIPLVVSGTKTREARVQACAWLDRFGLGPLTGKYPSTLSSGELQRASIARALTMHPRIVCCDEPTGALDEKNSGSVVAELRRIAEEFDVGVLIVTHDPAVSAASDRVLRLERGRLIGQG
- a CDS encoding creatininase family protein, translated to MKLARAPNAAAIMPTAAIEQHGPHNPIGLDTMCCMAVARGAAEAVGDLDVLVSPPLHFGSSDHHRPFPGVLTLRNSTFSLVLLELLESLVLSGYRRILILNGHGGNIQLIQQAARDFVLEHPDVRVAAGAYWDIARRRLEAVEASRPVHAPGHGGNFETSVMLHLHPELVLDELLPIEHADRDDPRSSGWPKLRMSTMGRSVNVADVVYMSFPGARITGLSDDARAATAELGRQYYEIAVEMTARLIRTIALLNSISEGIGPQIRPKCAAGRRARAGTPMVVSRLPRLDPTPRAACGLLCPQPEQSQRFQ
- a CDS encoding class I SAM-dependent DNA methyltransferase, with the translated sequence MDHRSELWRMADALRGSMDAAEYKHVVLGLIFLKYISDAFEERHAVVLAEWGEEAAEDEDEYIAENIFWVPPEARWSVLQAQAHQPSIGTVVDDAMVAIEQDNPALKDVLPKDYARPALDKTRLGQVIDMVSNVKVGGAQARATDVLGSVYEYFLEQFALAEGRKGGEFYTPRSVVRLLVEMLQPYEGRVYDPCCGSSGMFVQSVEFIDAHASGNGNGGRASSRISIYGQESNYTTWRMARMNLAIRGIEGQIAHGDSFHNDRHPDLRADYILANPPFNVSDWGGERMRDDPRWTYGIPPLRNANFAWVQHFLHHLAPRGIAGFVLANGSMSSNQSGEGQIRQNVIEARLVDCIVALPGQLFRSTQIPACLWFLRQGRGGAHGPGRDETLFIDARNLGHMVDRTRRDLSEEDIARVADTYHAWRGSGGEGEYADVPGFCKSAALDEIRRHGHVLTPGRYVGAEPQPDDGEPFEDTMARLTKQWREQQAEAARLDSAIEENLARLGFGASQEGNGL
- a CDS encoding HI0074 family nucleotidyltransferase substrate-binding subunit, producing the protein MKLDLTPLENAVTQLEDSLVQYESNIVRQYPTIQNQMRAGAIQAFEFTYELSVKMIRRYLEQISANPEEVDQLDFRNLLRMARQQGLLHSEPDAWMRYRADRGATSHAYNEARAERVFQGISEFLREARYLLKELQEKNERLD